GATACTTTACTAGTACAATAGTAGAAGAACATTTAGTAAATGCATATTTGTGGAGGCCAATATGATATTTGTCCCTCTCCCATTTACAAACGGGTAGAGAAAATTCCATTGAAATTATTCATGAGGTTCATAAAAGGACAAAATGATCAATACGCAACCAGAAAATGCCTCCAAGATTACTGTCTTGCAACTTCAACAATTTCCTAGATTCACCGTATAATCATCAAATATATTACTCtcattacataaaaattatgatttaccTAACGATTATATCGTGCGGATTCAAATTTGTAGGTAAactaatattatatacaaaaattaacaatCTGACATCCAAAAGTCATTATCCAAGCTGTCAATTTTCTCACCAACAAGAAATGCATGCACCTGATCTCCAATTTGAACCCAACTGCAACCAGGATTTTTCTTAGCTCCCCTTGACCTCATCAACTCCCTAACCTTGTTTGCCTCCTCCCATCTTTCAGCTTCTGCATACATATTTGAAAGGAGAATATAGTATCCACAGTGCTGAGgctttaatttaaacaaatgtTCAGCTGCCAAGTGCCCCAATTCTATGTTCCCATGTATCCTACATGCTCCAAGAAGTGCACCCCATATATTAGTATCTGGTACAATAGAAAGGCCTCTGATAAGGTCCAAAGCTTCTTGCATTAGACCAGCCCTACCTAGGAGATCAACCATACATGCATAATGTGTATGCATTGGTTCAATATTAAGATCACTCATCATCTTAAAGTATTGTCTCCCCTTCTCAATCATCCCTCCATGGCTACACACAGTCAAAACAGCAATGAATGAAACTGAATCATATTCCACACCATCTTCCTTCATTGCTTCAAAAAGGTTCATTGCAGTGTCCAACTCACCCCTCATACCATACCCCAAAATCATAGTATTCCAAGAGGCCACATCCTTGTTTTCAATAGTGTCAAAGACCTTTGTAGCCAGATCTATTCGTCCACACCTGGTATACAAATCCAAGAGCGAATTCGCCGCAAAAAGATGAGAGTGAAAAAGCTTTCTCACCAGCAGACCATGGATCTCTTTGCCTTGTCTTACGGAAGCTAGATTTGCGCAAGCTGATATTACACCCATGAAAGAAACAATATCAGGAGCCATGCCCAAGAGTATCATTTCTGAAAACAAACTTAAAGACTCTGAACAGTCATTTGTTCGAGAATAGCCTATAATTAGTATGTTGTAGGAAACTTCGTCCCTGACAGAAATATTGAAGACATTTTGAGCAAGGTTTAAGCATCCACATTTTGAATACATATCTGACAGAGCATTAGAGACAAACAAATCGAGGGAAGATCCAACCCGAATAATCTTGGCATGAATTTCTTTTCCGACATTCAGGAAACCAAGTCTCGCACAGGCTGGAAGAGCATTTGTGAAGGTTACATTGTTGAGGATTTCTCCCTCAGCTTGCATTTTCCTCACTAATTCTACAGCTTCATACTCAAGCTTGTTCTGAGAAAAATTGGCAATCATAACATTCCAAGATACAATGTTTCTTCCTCCCATTTTATTGAATATAGTAGATGCTATTCTTGGAGATCCTGATTTTGCGTACAAATCTATCAACGCATTAGCAATAAAAACATCAGACTCAATATTCAACCTTAAACAAAACCCATGAACTTCCATTCCCAACTTGAAAAGTCCTAATCCTCCTAATACAGGTAGCATACTAGAAATGGTGACAGAGTTCGGTGTCACACCTGCCCCAATCATCAACCTAAATACATCGAAAGCATCCATATATTTCCCTCTAAAAGAAAAACTAGTAATGATAGCATTCCAGGAAATCACATTCCTCTcatcaatttcatcaaaaactTTTCTGGAAGCCTTCTCATTTCCACACTTCCCGTATACATCAACCAACGCATTTCCAACCTTTACATTGCCCAACAAGCCAACCTTCAATGCATAACAGTGCAAGTTT
This genomic stretch from Vigna radiata var. radiata cultivar VC1973A chromosome 7, Vradiata_ver6, whole genome shotgun sequence harbors:
- the LOC106765896 gene encoding putative pentatricopeptide repeat-containing protein At1g69350, mitochondrial → MIFRCRVVLNTHHLQFKPKLKLPSLTTLTKTTHFSSLVSTSLQSFNHTNLLQLCTLCLTLSQIKQAHAFAVFHGFLPRCVSLCASLILRYASFGHPTSSHILFQHSVVYSRSAFLWNTIIRANSIAGFFDEFSNYNTMVRAGVKPDECTYPFVLKVCSDFVEVHKGREVHGVVFKLGFDGDVFVGNTLSAFYGNCGLLDDATKVFDEMPERDKVSWNTVIGLCSLYGFYKKALRFFKEMVVAVPRIQPDLVTVVSVLPVCAETEDEVMATNLHCYALKVGLLGNVKVGNALVDVYGKCGNEKASRKVFDEIDERNVISWNAIITSFSFRGKYMDAFDVFRLMIGAGVTPNSVTISSMLPVLGGLGLFKLGMEVHGFCLRLNIESDVFIANALIDLYAKSGSPRIASTIFNKMGGRNIVSWNVMIANFSQNKLEYEAVELVRKMQAEGEILNNVTFTNALPACARLGFLNVGKEIHAKIIRVGSSLDLFVSNALSDMYSKCGCLNLAQNVFNISVRDEVSYNILIIGYSRTNDCSESLSLFSEMILLGMAPDIVSFMGVISACANLASVRQGKEIHGLLVRKLFHSHLFAANSLLDLYTRCGRIDLATKVFDTIENKDVASWNTMILGYGMRGELDTAMNLFEAMKEDGVEYDSVSFIAVLTVCSHGGMIEKGRQYFKMMSDLNIEPMHTHYACMVDLLGRAGLMQEALDLIRGLSIVPDTNIWGALLGACRIHGNIELGHLAAEHLFKLKPQHCGYYILLSNMYAEAERWEEANKVRELMRSRGAKKNPGCSWVQIGDQVHAFLVGEKIDSLDNDFWMSDC